In the genome of Raphanus sativus cultivar WK10039 unplaced genomic scaffold, ASM80110v3 Scaffold1339, whole genome shotgun sequence, the window ATCTTGCTTAAGGAGGCACTATATTTTTGTGCATGACTGCTGATATTCTTTATGAACCTGTACTTAATGCAGGGGTCTCACAGAACAAGGAGTGGAAGCCTAAATCGATTCAGAAACCCGTTGAACATAACCCTGGAGTAATTGGAACACCAACAAAGTCTCAGGCTCGTAGCCTTGCTGATAATACTATAAACTTGGAGTCAGAGGCTGTTAAGTTGCAAGATAAGCTTTCACATGTTCACATCAGTGAAACCCAGAATGTCATCATCGCAGATCATATTCGCCTCCCAGAAACTGACCGATGCCAGCTTACTTTTGGTAGCTTCGTTCAAGATTTTAGTTCTTCAGTGAATTCAGAACCTGCTGCTTTACAAGAATCATGCTCTTCAGAAGAACTTAGAGAATCTGATCGTAGGTAAGTTCTAACAGTTGGTggtattgtttgtttttttttgttacatctCGAGTAAAGTTTAAGATCAGTTGTATCTTTCCTCAAGTAACTCGTTGATAATGTTTGCAGTTCGCCAATTACTTCTCCAGATACTTTAGAAGATGGTCCGGGGGTTAAGCCTATCGATATTCCATCGGAGAAACTGTTACCGGAAGAGGAGGCTCATAGACCTGACAATTTGGATGAGTACTCGGAAGTTCAATTGCTCAAAAGTGACACTCTCGTCCCGTTCCAGCAGGCATATGGTAACCACGGTAGTTATGACTTCCCGTATTTTGGTCAGACAATGGACGAAAACGTACGAGGACAAGGATTACCATCTCAGCAGCAGCAGGAGGTAATTTCTGTTACTACCGTTGCTGCTTGCTTCTCGTTCATTTCATTGGCCAAGAAAAACTAACTAGGTATGCTTTTGCTAATGCAGCAGGCATTCAGTACTCACATGGTGAACAACGCCCCTCCATCTACGATTCCCATGTTGcagcaacaacagcaacaacagcAACAGGCGTCAATGCAACAGCAACAGATGTACCCGCAAGTACATGTTTCGCATTTTCCCAGTCTCATGCCTTACCGTCAGTTCGTCTCCCCACTCTATGTTCCCCAGATGCCCATGCCAGGCTACTCGGGTAACCCAGCGGCGTATGCACATCCTTCAAATGGCAATAGCTATGTGCTGATGCCTGGAGGTGGTTCTCATCCCGGTTCAAATGGTGGTGTTAAGTATGGCATCCAGCAATTCAAACCAGTACCAGGTGGTCCTGCGGGTTTTGGAACTTACAACAGTCCTAGTGGGTATCAGATTAGTCCTCCCAATGCCATGGGACTTGAAGATCCATCTCGCATGAAATACAAAGATGGAAACATTTACGTTCCAAACCCTCAGGTAAGGGTGTGATTATGTTCCTCTTGAacctcagtttttttttttgacccgTTATGCTTTATATATCTGATTTGTGTTTCTTTATGGGACACAACAGGCTGAGACTTCTGAGATTTGGACGCAGAACCCAAGAAATCTTTCAAACCTTCAGTCTCCTCCATATTACAACGTAGCTGGACAAACGCCTCACGGTGCTTATTTACCATCCCATACAGCACATCCATCCTTCAACGCCCCTGCAGCAGCAACACAGTCATCTCAAATGCAGTTCCAGGGTCTCTTCCACCAGCCACAGCCTGGTGCAATGGCGAATCTGCACCACATGGGACCTGGGCTTGGTGGTAATGTCGGAGTTGGGGTTGTGCCCTCTCCTCCGCCTCAACTTGGTCATCCGAGTTGGGCAGCAAACTTCTGAAGAAAAGTCTAACCTTTCTCTACTTCTCTAATGGATCATAATAGTTGAAAGCAAatgctctgtttttctttgtgaaaCGACCAaactctgttttattttttagtcaATGAATGCATAAAATGTTCCGAGCTCTCCAACAGTCATCCAGTAAATGCTCTGTCACTGCTTCTTCAACTTCTACTGTTGCTATAGTTTCtctcaaagtaaaaaaaaaaagtaaatagcCCTACAAAGCATGTGATAGTGTCAAGTGTGGAACCATGCGACGTAAACATTGTTGCTTGCTGAGTGTTTCCCATTGTCAGTGTTCTCTAAGTATTAAAAGAGCATTGAGAGGTTTGTCTAGTTGTTGAATGCTCTTATTTCAGTTATGTGTGGCTTCTCTCTAGATTTCTTCATATTCCTTATTAAATTCTTGAGAGTGAATCATTAGTTGTTGAGCTCGACCTAACTTCACCTCAAGGCTGTATAGGTTTTGATTatacataaaacaaatattCCTGATAAGAACTTGTTGAAGCTAAGCTTATAGGTTTTGATTAGCTCATtgattacttttgttttttaggTGTCATCGCACATTATATCATCATAACAACAGAATCTAATTGATGGTTTTGTTGACATATTTAGATAACTAAATACTTAGTTTGAGGAGGTGGGTCTAAATCAAGGGGCCAACTCCTTTGCTTAGGGCCTAATTCGTACTTACTTTACTTGCTCCTCTGGTTTAATAGGCCAAAGCTTTGTTATCTCCTATGTCCAACCTTATTGAGAAATGATTACTCTCTATTAATTCCTTAAACTCAATTATTTGGAGGTAAACAAATAACactattttgtttcattttgacTAGTCTGGTAAATTAAACGTGGTCTTAACTGTTGAGTCCACTCAATGTTAATAATAGTTACCACACAAAAGTAAGGGTGGTTTGAGATTTCTGAAACTTTGTTGGCGatcatgaaaataaaataatagaaaatagtttttttttgat includes:
- the LOC130504065 gene encoding uncharacterized protein LOC130504065 isoform X1 encodes the protein MVSESRTGYNRVMGPDDDEEEQRKVIESIKEIVGNHSDADIYTALKESNMDADEAVQKLIHQDPFHEVKRRKDRKKEDAVVVEPANVKKPLESVTSEVKVRTQSEHNVVRRGGYSRNVVPRNAAPQNAFPRRPLESVTSEVKARAQPEHNVVRRGGYNRNVFPRNAAPRNAFPRNPATGSKREFRVVRDNRSNPNVDGELKHSSAQSYGSNISNVVATENKKGSTGGLGNHHSSGAQGFGQDCNAAADVRLSDTEIAPLHHHPTRKELSDGKETSRGVTLPSTNSVLGVYPSSTDPVHVPSPVSRSSPVGAIKREVRGGGFGGKPSESIGKDPSPGALSKIGTPNAYRSSSPNSKINQLSQTTPRESVLPSCVEKNRPLLNRQRGNRGSQYARTQQVAGHSKGVSQNKEWKPKSIQKPVEHNPGVIGTPTKSQARSLADNTINLESEAVKLQDKLSHVHISETQNVIIADHIRLPETDRCQLTFGSFVQDFSSSVNSEPAALQESCSSEELRESDRSSPITSPDTLEDGPGVKPIDIPSEKLLPEEEAHRPDNLDEYSEVQLLKSDTLVPFQQAYGNHGSYDFPYFGQTMDENVRGQGLPSQQQQEQAFSTHMVNNAPPSTIPMLQQQQQQQQQASMQQQQMYPQVHVSHFPSLMPYRQFVSPLYVPQMPMPGYSGNPAAYAHPSNGNSYVLMPGGGSHPGSNGGVKYGIQQFKPVPGGPAGFGTYNSPSGYQISPPNAMGLEDPSRMKYKDGNIYVPNPQAETSEIWTQNPRNLSNLQSPPYYNVAGQTPHGAYLPSHTAHPSFNAPAAATQSSQMQFQGLFHQPQPGAMANLHHMGPGLGGNVGVGVVPSPPPQLGHPSWAANF
- the LOC130504065 gene encoding uncharacterized protein LOC130504065 isoform X2, encoding MVSESRTGYNRVMGPDDDEEEQRKVIESIKEIVGNHSDADIYTALKESNMDADEAVQKLIHQDPFHEVKRRKDRKKEDAVVVEPANVKKPLESVTSEVKVRTQSEHNVVRRGGYSRNVVPRNAAPQNAFPRRPLESVTSEVKARAQPEHNVVRRGGYNRNVFPRNAAPRNAFPRNPATGSKREFRVVRDNRSNPNVDGELKHSSAQSYGSNISNVVATENKKGSTGGLGNHHSSGAQGFGQDCNAAADVRLSDTEIAPLHHHPTRKELSDGKETSRGVTLPSTNSVLGVYPSSTDPVHVPSPVSRSSPVGAIKREVRGGGFGGKPSESIGKDPSPGALSKIGTPNAYRSSSPNSKINQLSQTTPRESVLPSCVEKNRPLLNRQRGNRGSQYARTQQVAGHSKGVSQNKEWKPKSIQKPVEHNPGVIGTPTKSQARSLADNTINLESEAVKLQDKLSHVHISETQNVIIADHIRLPETDRCQLTFGSFVQDFSSSVNSEPAALQESCSSEELRESDRSSPITSPDTLEDGPGVKPIDIPSEKLLPEEEAHRPDNLDEYSEVQLLKSDTLVPFQQAYGNHGSYDFPYFGQTMDENVRGQGLPSQQQQEAFSTHMVNNAPPSTIPMLQQQQQQQQQASMQQQQMYPQVHVSHFPSLMPYRQFVSPLYVPQMPMPGYSGNPAAYAHPSNGNSYVLMPGGGSHPGSNGGVKYGIQQFKPVPGGPAGFGTYNSPSGYQISPPNAMGLEDPSRMKYKDGNIYVPNPQAETSEIWTQNPRNLSNLQSPPYYNVAGQTPHGAYLPSHTAHPSFNAPAAATQSSQMQFQGLFHQPQPGAMANLHHMGPGLGGNVGVGVVPSPPPQLGHPSWAANF